One window from the genome of Paenibacillus azoreducens encodes:
- a CDS encoding ABC transporter permease has protein sequence MNNASSALKVAAGIFLTIALITIVVILFISAQEATKTAQNNFSDIQTELSQASFTVYDGTSISGSQVTNALRKFRDKDQFGILVKTGKNRGGQWYGNSLYISDMMDEKYGSVINVNKREGELGNTMQESSNEYVNPSGKFKASIIKDRSNVVRGLVFEQ, from the coding sequence ATGAATAATGCCTCAAGCGCACTAAAAGTCGCCGCAGGGATTTTTTTGACCATCGCACTGATTACCATCGTGGTTATTTTGTTTATTTCGGCCCAGGAAGCCACCAAAACGGCGCAAAACAACTTTTCGGATATTCAAACCGAGCTGTCGCAAGCCTCCTTTACGGTATATGATGGAACGAGCATCAGCGGTTCGCAGGTAACCAACGCCTTGCGGAAGTTCCGGGACAAGGACCAGTTCGGAATTCTCGTTAAAACGGGGAAAAACAGAGGAGGACAATGGTACGGAAACAGCTTGTACATTAGCGATATGATGGATGAAAAATACGGCTCTGTCATTAACGTGAACAAAAGGGAAGGGGAACTGGGAAACACGATGCAGGAATCCAGCAATGAATACGTGAATCCAAGCGGGAAATTTAAAGCAAGCATCATTAAAGACAGATCGAATGTCGTGCGCGGACTTGTTTTTGAACAGTGA
- a CDS encoding MoeB/ThiF family adenylyltransferase: protein MSERERRYSRQERFAPLGTEGQRKLGESHVLVIGAGALGTSIAETLARAGIGRLTIADRDYVEWSNLQRQQLFSEEDAKLRLPKAIAAERRLRAINSAIRIDGHVMDVKIEELETLAGGVDLIMDGTDNFDTRLLINDISQKYNIPWIYGGCVGSYGITFTILPGQTPCLNCMLGTVPLGGDTCDTAGIIPQAVQIVTAHQTTEAIKLLSGHPEALRDKLLTFDLWRNESMSMGVKHAKKEECLSCGSHPTYPYLSASNLEKTDVLCGRDTVQIRPGKKQSLDLKETAERLSKLEEGTVESNPFLVSFTAGQHRLVIFADGRALVHGTKDITEARTIYHRYFG, encoded by the coding sequence ATGAGCGAGAGAGAAAGACGATATTCGCGGCAGGAACGTTTTGCACCGCTTGGAACCGAAGGTCAGCGAAAGCTCGGGGAAAGCCATGTGCTGGTCATTGGAGCTGGTGCTCTTGGAACCTCCATCGCTGAAACGCTGGCTAGAGCCGGGATAGGACGATTGACCATAGCGGATCGCGATTATGTGGAGTGGAGCAATCTGCAGCGTCAGCAGTTATTTTCCGAAGAGGACGCTAAATTAAGGCTGCCCAAAGCCATTGCTGCGGAGCGGCGTTTGCGGGCGATCAATTCCGCCATCCGGATCGACGGTCATGTGATGGATGTGAAGATCGAGGAATTGGAAACGCTGGCGGGCGGCGTTGATTTGATCATGGATGGCACGGATAATTTCGATACCCGGCTTCTGATTAATGATATATCTCAAAAATACAATATCCCGTGGATATATGGAGGATGCGTTGGAAGCTACGGCATTACGTTTACGATTCTGCCGGGGCAGACCCCCTGCCTCAATTGCATGCTGGGAACGGTTCCGCTCGGGGGAGACACCTGCGACACGGCGGGAATCATCCCGCAGGCAGTGCAGATCGTTACGGCGCATCAAACAACGGAAGCGATAAAGCTGCTTAGCGGGCATCCGGAGGCACTTAGAGACAAACTGCTGACCTTTGATCTTTGGCGGAATGAATCGATGTCCATGGGCGTCAAACATGCAAAAAAAGAAGAATGTTTGTCCTGCGGTTCCCACCCGACCTATCCTTATTTGTCCGCATCCAACCTCGAAAAGACGGATGTGCTTTGCGGAAGGGACACCGTTCAGATCCGTCCGGGGAAGAAGCAGTCGCTTGATCTGAAAGAAACTGCCGAAAGGTTGTCCAAACTGGAAGAGGGGACAGTGGAAAGCAACCCGTTTCTGGTTTCTTTCACGGCAGGACAGCACCGGCTGGTTATTTTTGCAGATGGGAGAGCGCTCGTTCACGGTACAAAAGATATAACCGAAGCTAGGACTATTTATCACCGTTATTTCGGATAA
- a CDS encoding low molecular weight protein-tyrosine-phosphatase — MVSVLFVCLGNICRSPMAEAIMRNKVEQAGLMEALSVDSAGTGDWHIGNGPHQGTREMLDLHNISYEGIKARQFAGPDFEKFDYIVCMDDSNLNNVKKIPGVKEEKLIKFMDLLPEHELREVPDPYFTGNFEQVYDLLEAGCQALLDKIRSERL; from the coding sequence TTGGTATCTGTTTTATTTGTTTGTTTGGGAAATATATGCCGCTCGCCAATGGCCGAAGCCATCATGCGCAATAAAGTTGAGCAGGCGGGACTTATGGAAGCTCTCAGCGTAGATTCCGCCGGAACGGGGGACTGGCATATCGGCAACGGTCCGCATCAAGGAACGCGGGAGATGCTGGATTTGCATAATATCAGTTATGAGGGGATTAAAGCCCGGCAGTTTGCAGGTCCGGACTTTGAGAAATTCGACTATATCGTATGCATGGACGACAGCAACCTAAATAATGTCAAGAAAATCCCCGGCGTCAAAGAGGAGAAATTGATCAAATTTATGGACTTGCTGCCGGAACATGAATTAAGGGAAGTGCCGGATCCGTATTTTACCGGTAATTTTGAGCAGGTGTACGATTTGCTGGAGGCGGGCTGTCAGGCGCTTTTGGACAAGATCAGGTCGGAAAGGTTATAA
- a CDS encoding ATPase, T2SS/T4P/T4SS family, whose translation MISGMMINILLIALIILFAGLLLYVKWLDFRRPVMGMQAANRQYTIEMMTEFVKETLHELTHSQLSDLGLHEEEYKRRVNKRSELRKALKDCISGDMREKKYVKQFMADLLVKSFGLNETNIHEALPFDDIGRLTPQDQFEIIFYLYQKQYGREALSAIFEHYELDVPRVLDKYGNEPVYAVTVEDIDRIFMAEYNGDLTFNEKLDIVVQRIYQQYKGFSVVDELRDQRIDGVSGGVNGILTDEGLLDTYGSAGYQALWDENEQSNPLPATESVWVFYKGKSVHLAFLSFGSELELKRVCLNIYKYNHPGQLSESNGYKVNEMKDGSRVVVVRPPFAESWAFFVRKFDIPNASLQQLITGDNAELPIGLLAYLMKGNRITAITGAQGSGKTTLLMAMVEHINPTYTLRVQEMAFELHLRKIYSRRNILSFRETERISGQEGLDLQKKTDGTVNILGEVASDEVAAWMIQMSQVASLFTVFTHHAKTFRDLVFSLRNSLLKIGVFHNERIAEEQVVQVINFDIHMKRDADGKRYIERITECIPAGDRAVQEDEIQGKGSLKEMLGQLLELQYESRRQTQQRAFASRNIVEYKDGKYVVAEPISDANVREMTEQMGTDDALMFRNFLNHYWGVHDEY comes from the coding sequence ATGATTTCCGGCATGATGATCAATATTTTACTGATCGCGCTCATCATCTTATTTGCCGGGCTGCTTCTCTACGTCAAATGGCTGGATTTCCGCCGGCCGGTTATGGGCATGCAAGCTGCAAACAGGCAATATACGATCGAAATGATGACCGAATTCGTGAAGGAAACGCTGCATGAATTGACGCATAGCCAGCTGAGCGATCTGGGCCTTCATGAAGAGGAATATAAGCGAAGGGTCAATAAGCGGAGTGAACTCCGCAAAGCGCTTAAAGATTGTATTTCCGGCGATATGCGCGAAAAGAAATATGTCAAACAGTTTATGGCGGACTTGCTGGTGAAAAGTTTCGGCTTAAATGAAACGAATATTCATGAAGCGCTTCCTTTTGATGATATCGGGCGGCTCACGCCCCAAGATCAATTTGAAATCATCTTTTATTTGTATCAAAAGCAGTATGGTCGGGAAGCTTTATCGGCAATTTTCGAACATTATGAATTGGATGTCCCGCGGGTGCTGGACAAATACGGGAACGAGCCGGTATATGCGGTGACTGTAGAGGATATCGATCGGATTTTCATGGCGGAATACAACGGCGATCTTACCTTTAATGAGAAGCTGGATATTGTGGTTCAGCGGATTTATCAGCAATATAAAGGATTTTCGGTCGTTGATGAATTGCGTGACCAGCGGATTGACGGGGTCAGCGGCGGGGTCAATGGGATTCTAACCGATGAAGGACTTCTGGATACTTACGGATCTGCTGGTTATCAAGCTTTATGGGATGAAAACGAGCAAAGCAATCCGCTTCCCGCGACGGAAAGCGTTTGGGTCTTTTATAAGGGGAAGTCGGTACATTTGGCGTTTTTAAGTTTTGGCTCCGAGCTGGAACTGAAACGGGTCTGCCTAAATATTTACAAATACAATCATCCCGGTCAGTTATCGGAATCAAACGGCTACAAGGTAAATGAAATGAAAGACGGGTCGCGGGTTGTTGTCGTTAGACCTCCGTTTGCCGAGTCATGGGCGTTTTTCGTACGGAAATTCGATATTCCGAATGCTTCCTTACAGCAGTTGATTACCGGGGATAACGCCGAACTGCCGATCGGATTGCTTGCTTATCTGATGAAAGGAAACCGCATCACCGCTATTACCGGCGCGCAAGGTTCAGGCAAAACCACTCTGCTTATGGCGATGGTTGAACATATCAACCCAACTTATACTTTACGGGTGCAGGAAATGGCTTTCGAGCTGCATTTGCGGAAAATTTACAGCCGGAGAAATATTCTGTCTTTTCGGGAAACTGAACGCATTTCAGGCCAGGAAGGGCTTGACCTGCAAAAGAAGACGGACGGAACTGTCAATATTTTGGGCGAAGTGGCAAGCGACGAGGTTGCCGCTTGGATGATTCAGATGTCGCAGGTAGCCAGCTTGTTTACCGTGTTCACCCACCATGCGAAAACATTTCGCGACCTGGTATTTTCACTTCGGAACTCTCTTTTGAAGATCGGCGTGTTCCACAATGAACGAATTGCCGAGGAACAGGTTGTACAGGTCATTAACTTTGATATCCACATGAAGAGGGACGCGGACGGCAAGCGGTATATCGAAAGAATTACGGAATGCATTCCTGCGGGGGATCGTGCGGTACAAGAAGACGAGATTCAAGGGAAAGGTTCACTTAAGGAAATGCTTGGCCAACTGCTGGAACTTCAATACGAATCAAGACGTCAAACGCAGCAAAGGGCATTTGCCTCACGCAATATCGTGGAGTACAAGGATGGAAAATACGTTGTTGCCGAGCCGATCTCTGATGCGAATGTACGGGAGATGACCGAACAAATGGGAACCGATGACGCCCTCATGTTTCGGAATTTCCTGAATCATTACTGGGGTGTTCATGATGAATATTAA
- a CDS encoding C40 family peptidase, whose protein sequence is MNQKHLIQKLVTVGLCASIGFAGMMATGAGVTEAASSKSASASSSYSSKGQAIVNYGKKFMGTPYKFGASTSTTRVFDCSSFTKYIFGKYGITLPRTSVAQSKAGVAVSKSNLRPGDLVFFSSGSRANGKNVTHVAVYAGNGKILHTYGSPGVTVSDLNSGNWKRTYLKARRVL, encoded by the coding sequence ATGAATCAAAAACATCTCATCCAAAAATTAGTAACCGTAGGGTTATGTGCATCGATTGGTTTTGCAGGAATGATGGCAACCGGAGCGGGAGTTACGGAAGCAGCTTCTTCTAAATCCGCATCCGCCTCATCCTCATACTCTTCCAAAGGTCAAGCCATTGTTAATTACGGAAAGAAATTTATGGGAACTCCTTATAAATTCGGAGCATCGACGAGCACAACCAGAGTATTCGACTGCTCTTCGTTCACGAAATATATCTTTGGCAAGTACGGAATCACTCTCCCTCGTACATCCGTCGCACAATCCAAAGCGGGGGTTGCCGTGTCGAAATCCAACCTGAGACCAGGTGATCTCGTATTTTTCTCCAGCGGCAGCAGAGCGAATGGTAAAAACGTTACTCACGTGGCCGTATATGCAGGCAATGGCAAAATTCTGCACACATATGGCTCCCCAGGCGTGACGGTTTCCGATCTGAACTCAGGCAATTGGAAAAGAACATATCTCAAAGCGCGTCGCGTGCTTTAG
- a CDS encoding SAM-dependent methyltransferase codes for MDDKQLTNELSGTTSRFICTANHGFAPYAQEELRRRFGKLKSSVLVSGEVILVTLFEDAEKAVDWIVSNPPIFLRHIQPVQLELHADLEDTLEQTVRFLLHQNHLHGAKLALQVRKSDQSAFAESAGQLREKIQEMLSGLNAEFVVRDAEWVISVFAAGDMLYIGVSEPRFNLSDWSGGAIRFQREDGQISRAKFKLLEAESSFGIDFGAFGTALDIGAAPGGWTSFLLERGLRVTAVDPAQMHESLQNNPALRIFKKNASEVSFKDGEFDLLVCDMSWSPRQMVKLVAELLPSLRPGGTAIVTVKLMHKKPMALIDDTIASFEAASMQVQRAKQLFHNRDEITLYMIKY; via the coding sequence TTGGATGATAAACAATTGACAAATGAACTATCCGGGACAACTTCCCGGTTTATATGCACAGCCAATCATGGTTTTGCGCCATATGCCCAGGAGGAGCTTCGCCGCAGATTCGGCAAACTGAAAAGCAGCGTGTTAGTTTCGGGCGAGGTTATTCTGGTGACTTTGTTTGAGGATGCGGAAAAGGCCGTAGATTGGATTGTCTCCAATCCGCCGATCTTTTTGCGCCATATTCAGCCCGTGCAGTTGGAACTGCATGCGGACCTTGAAGATACGCTTGAGCAGACGGTCCGATTTTTGCTTCATCAAAACCATCTGCATGGAGCAAAGCTTGCCTTACAGGTCCGGAAGTCGGACCAGAGCGCATTTGCGGAAAGCGCGGGCCAGCTGCGCGAGAAGATTCAGGAAATGCTGTCCGGACTAAACGCCGAGTTTGTTGTGCGCGATGCCGAGTGGGTCATTTCTGTTTTTGCGGCAGGGGATATGCTGTATATCGGCGTTTCGGAACCAAGGTTCAACCTGTCCGACTGGAGTGGGGGAGCCATCCGTTTTCAACGGGAGGATGGCCAAATATCGCGCGCAAAATTCAAATTGCTTGAAGCCGAGAGCAGCTTTGGCATCGACTTCGGAGCGTTCGGAACCGCGCTTGATATCGGCGCTGCGCCGGGCGGGTGGACCTCGTTTCTGCTTGAGCGCGGTTTGCGCGTGACTGCAGTGGACCCTGCACAGATGCATGAATCGCTGCAAAACAATCCCGCTTTGCGGATATTCAAGAAAAACGCTTCGGAAGTCAGCTTCAAAGATGGCGAATTCGATCTGCTCGTTTGCGATATGAGCTGGAGTCCGAGACAAATGGTCAAGCTTGTTGCGGAATTGCTGCCGAGCTTGCGGCCAGGCGGAACGGCCATCGTCACCGTCAAGCTGATGCATAAAAAGCCGATGGCGCTGATCGACGATACAATCGCGTCATTCGAAGCGGCAAGCATGCAGGTGCAGCGGGCCAAGCAGCTGTTCCATAACCGTGATGAGATTACGTTGTATATGATTAAATATTAA
- a CDS encoding response regulator transcription factor: MEIIMKSGDTMHGKLLAVGTFFKDGIMLHKLQEEGFGAIAADNEREAVRIINDEHIDMLLLERSGHMGYSLHKIIKALLREQGERPFPVILFEDHIHKQAIIEGLEAGANDVVPKSIEAEELLARIRNLLRIFRFENERRNEEVVVGDLSIDPGTRKVNRGEQQISLTVKEFDLLLYLARNANRVCTREEILKNVWDYDFDMGTNVVDVYIRHLRTKMDKGFGKKLIQSIRGVGYKIKEGE; this comes from the coding sequence ATGGAAATTATCATGAAATCGGGTGATACCATGCATGGAAAACTTCTGGCGGTAGGAACCTTTTTCAAAGACGGGATCATGCTTCACAAATTGCAGGAAGAAGGCTTCGGCGCGATTGCGGCCGATAACGAACGCGAGGCTGTACGCATAATCAATGATGAACATATTGATATGCTGCTGCTGGAGCGTTCGGGACATATGGGTTACTCATTGCATAAAATCATCAAAGCCCTGCTTAGGGAGCAGGGGGAGAGGCCGTTTCCGGTCATTTTGTTCGAAGACCATATTCACAAGCAGGCGATTATTGAGGGACTTGAAGCTGGCGCAAATGATGTCGTGCCCAAATCGATTGAAGCCGAGGAATTACTGGCGCGAATCCGGAACTTGCTCCGAATTTTCCGTTTTGAAAATGAAAGGAGAAACGAGGAAGTCGTTGTCGGTGATCTAAGTATCGATCCCGGCACGAGAAAGGTGAATAGAGGAGAGCAGCAGATTTCGCTGACGGTAAAAGAGTTTGATTTGCTGCTGTATTTGGCCCGAAATGCCAATCGCGTATGCACCCGAGAAGAGATTTTAAAAAATGTTTGGGATTACGACTTTGATATGGGCACGAATGTAGTTGACGTCTATATCCGCCATCTGCGTACCAAAATGGATAAAGGATTCGGCAAAAAATTAATCCAATCCATTCGGGGAGTCGGTTATAAAATTAAAGAAGGCGAATAA
- a CDS encoding SAF domain-containing protein, with amino-acid sequence MSKLRQRTRHMLYAGLAGAAVMGLLFAGYAIYSTVQHHARETRIKEDYSRQIAKLEQERLNEEKNMASGWSLSRDVGAGETISAKDLVRIKLPQGAAPVNLLEQGESRVVIAKIEIKKGTALTDAMVYEQEPLPDDLRNRELKAIALPSDLHEHDVVDVRVQFPTGQDYIVLSKKKIGKLLNPAMWITMSEQEILSLSSAMVDAYLHDAKLYAVTYVEPEMQEKAIPTYPVNKEVLKLIESDPNIVKKAEQKLSEAVRLSLEKDLEKAAAAGKSGQSFADSEFAPSYSGGRTYSGESAASQGLSGTGIGPGNTPRNNGITAAGSDTEAIDERPDTAPPDTNHDSFSVSEFQSNKLLDQSLKEQRAGADQASTEP; translated from the coding sequence ATGTCAAAGCTCAGACAGCGAACAAGGCATATGCTTTACGCCGGGCTGGCCGGAGCCGCTGTAATGGGGTTGCTTTTTGCGGGATATGCCATATACAGCACCGTGCAGCATCATGCCAGAGAGACGCGGATCAAGGAGGATTACAGCCGGCAGATTGCCAAGCTAGAGCAAGAGCGCTTAAACGAAGAGAAAAACATGGCGTCCGGATGGTCGCTTTCGCGGGATGTTGGCGCGGGTGAGACGATATCGGCCAAGGATCTTGTCCGGATCAAGCTGCCGCAGGGCGCCGCACCGGTTAATTTACTGGAACAGGGCGAAAGTAGGGTGGTCATTGCGAAGATTGAGATAAAGAAAGGTACGGCGCTGACCGATGCCATGGTCTATGAACAAGAACCGCTGCCGGATGATCTTAGAAACAGGGAACTGAAGGCGATCGCTTTGCCGTCCGATCTCCATGAACATGATGTGGTTGACGTGCGGGTCCAGTTTCCAACGGGGCAGGACTACATCGTTTTATCCAAAAAGAAAATCGGCAAGCTGTTGAACCCCGCAATGTGGATTACGATGTCGGAGCAGGAGATTCTTTCATTATCCAGCGCTATGGTCGATGCATATCTGCATGATGCCAAACTATACGCGGTCACTTATGTAGAGCCTGAAATGCAGGAGAAGGCGATCCCGACTTATCCGGTGAACAAGGAGGTGCTTAAGCTGATCGAAAGCGATCCGAACATCGTCAAGAAGGCGGAACAAAAGCTGTCGGAAGCCGTGCGCCTCTCTCTGGAAAAGGATCTGGAGAAAGCGGCTGCGGCCGGCAAATCAGGGCAGAGCTTTGCGGACTCCGAGTTTGCGCCTTCCTATTCAGGAGGACGAACATATTCGGGAGAGTCAGCGGCATCGCAAGGATTATCAGGCACCGGCATCGGTCCGGGAAATACGCCGCGGAACAACGGTATAACGGCTGCTGGCAGCGATACAGAAGCGATTGATGAACGGCCGGATACAGCTCCTCCGGATACCAATCATGACAGTTTTTCAGTGAGTGAATTCCAGAGTAATAAGCTGCTTGACCAAAGCTTGAAAGAGCAGCGGGCTGGCGCAGATCAAGCTTCGACAGAACCTTAG
- a CDS encoding ABC transporter ATP-binding protein, which translates to MISMRDVSLRREDTQILDRINLEIRQGEHWVILGRNGSGKTTILEMLTGYLFPSEGRIKVIGNLYGECDVREVRKEIGYISPSLLEKLNLSDPVWEVVATGAYAFLRFYQEIPADVKEKALKLLHEMNLGKLSDHPLGTLSQGERKKVMLARSLMSDPKLLIMDEPCAGLDLYEREKMLAEVQRLGGRDITVIYVTHHVEEIMPVFTHIALIREGKLAGSGPKREVLNDEMIKQTYDIPVRIDWDGGRPWIKVVSGG; encoded by the coding sequence ATGATTTCAATGCGGGATGTGTCGCTAAGGAGAGAAGATACGCAAATTTTGGATCGGATCAATTTGGAAATCAGGCAGGGTGAACACTGGGTAATATTGGGCCGCAACGGCTCCGGGAAAACCACGATCCTCGAAATGCTAACCGGGTATCTTTTTCCGAGCGAAGGCAGAATTAAAGTGATTGGGAACTTGTACGGAGAATGCGATGTGCGTGAGGTACGCAAGGAAATCGGCTACATCAGTCCGAGCTTGCTGGAGAAGCTCAATCTAAGCGATCCGGTGTGGGAGGTCGTGGCTACGGGGGCGTATGCGTTTTTGCGTTTCTATCAGGAGATTCCCGCAGACGTGAAGGAAAAAGCACTGAAGCTTCTGCATGAAATGAATCTCGGTAAACTGTCCGATCACCCGCTCGGTACCCTGTCCCAGGGCGAACGGAAAAAAGTGATGCTGGCCCGGAGTCTCATGAGTGATCCGAAGCTGCTGATCATGGACGAGCCCTGCGCGGGTCTGGATTTGTACGAACGTGAAAAAATGCTGGCCGAGGTCCAGCGGCTCGGCGGACGGGATATTACCGTGATATACGTAACGCATCATGTGGAAGAGATCATGCCGGTGTTTACGCATATTGCTTTGATCCGGGAAGGTAAATTGGCCGGTTCGGGTCCCAAACGTGAGGTACTGAATGATGAAATGATAAAACAAACCTATGATATTCCGGTCCGGATCGATTGGGACGGCGGTCGGCCTTGGATAAAAGTGGTTTCTGGAGGGTAA
- a CDS encoding thiamine diphosphokinase codes for MSQKRVIIFSGGELQPRFIEEIQPGDFIIGADKGALFLISHGIHPDIAAGDFDSISLQELDLVRTKSRKVVECDPIDKDLTDTELAFELAIREQPDFILLVGGTGTRMDHTLANVQMLSHALQHHIQCAIMDQNNYITLTGSKIEVRDLGFKYVSLLPMTPEVTGITLEGFQYPLNNATLKIGESLGISNVLIAPSGKVSIEGGLLLVIQSRD; via the coding sequence ATGAGCCAAAAACGCGTAATCATATTTTCCGGAGGTGAACTGCAGCCCCGTTTTATAGAGGAAATACAACCCGGCGATTTCATCATTGGAGCAGATAAAGGAGCGCTGTTTCTCATTAGTCACGGCATCCATCCGGATATAGCCGCAGGTGATTTCGATTCGATCTCGCTGCAGGAATTAGATCTGGTACGGACTAAAAGCCGCAAAGTCGTAGAATGCGATCCGATCGACAAAGACCTGACGGATACGGAACTGGCTTTTGAACTGGCGATTAGAGAACAGCCGGATTTCATTCTGCTTGTCGGGGGAACCGGTACCAGGATGGATCATACGCTGGCGAACGTGCAAATGCTTAGCCACGCCCTTCAGCATCATATCCAGTGTGCCATCATGGACCAAAACAATTACATAACGTTAACCGGATCCAAAATAGAGGTGCGGGACCTCGGTTTCAAATATGTCTCTTTGCTGCCGATGACGCCGGAAGTGACCGGAATTACGCTCGAAGGGTTTCAGTATCCGCTCAACAATGCCACATTAAAAATCGGCGAATCTCTCGGCATCAGCAATGTGCTGATTGCCCCTAGCGGCAAAGTCAGCATTGAAGGAGGACTTTTGCTTGTCATTCAAAGCCGTGATTGA
- a CDS encoding serine/threonine protein kinase: protein MEYPSKLFVGHMIGGRYKMIRKIGEGGMSHVYLAEDLKLPGKLWAIKESVSDPKLYSSIRDEAQLLISLSHARLPRIVDFFPPDNDGYTYLVMDYIQGITLEKYFSGYRGRIPMDSILQLADQLLEVLDYLHTHEPAVIFRDLKPSNIMLTEQLELRLIDFGIARNYKQEQTQDTVKLGTVGFAAPEQYGSGQSDARSDLYGFGALLLYLSTGGTSSEWTERAERNIRSDLPRQLIPIIRKLLQFAPENRYASAAEVRRELAAAIRQEPKPDPKRMRDIAGRISTQVIALLGAGGGTGTTHTAIAISHYLARSRSKVALVEMNVKSPSFRRIQQIVDGNKALAPGSRKFEVQGVDYWRQTARADVITLLSGSYDYVVIDLGTFRERERLEEFLRADIPVIVASGAEWRQQDILDMVHGLSRYPQQKWMYFLPLAGPDAVQRLRKQLNTSQVFSLPLHIDPFEKSEDMDRALQRIFQGILSGAQRRRRFRFGL, encoded by the coding sequence ATGGAATATCCTTCCAAACTGTTTGTCGGACATATGATTGGAGGGAGATACAAGATGATCCGGAAGATCGGGGAAGGCGGCATGAGCCATGTGTACCTTGCAGAGGATTTGAAGCTGCCCGGCAAGTTGTGGGCCATCAAGGAGAGCGTCTCCGATCCGAAGCTGTACAGCAGCATACGGGATGAAGCGCAGCTTCTGATTTCGCTTAGCCATGCCAGGCTGCCGAGAATCGTTGATTTTTTTCCGCCGGACAATGATGGATATACCTATCTGGTCATGGACTATATTCAGGGAATAACGCTTGAGAAATATTTTAGCGGATACCGGGGCAGGATTCCCATGGACTCCATTTTGCAGCTGGCGGACCAGCTCCTGGAAGTGCTCGATTATTTGCACACCCATGAACCAGCGGTTATTTTCCGGGACCTGAAGCCGTCGAATATTATGCTTACGGAACAATTGGAGCTAAGGTTGATTGATTTTGGGATTGCGCGGAATTACAAGCAGGAGCAGACGCAGGACACGGTCAAACTCGGCACGGTCGGCTTTGCGGCTCCAGAACAGTATGGCAGCGGTCAAAGCGATGCCAGATCGGATCTGTACGGCTTTGGGGCGCTTTTGCTTTACCTGTCGACGGGGGGAACCTCCAGCGAGTGGACGGAGAGAGCCGAGAGAAACATCCGCTCCGATCTGCCGCGCCAGCTGATTCCAATTATACGCAAGCTGCTGCAATTCGCTCCGGAGAACCGTTACGCTTCAGCGGCCGAAGTCCGCCGGGAGCTGGCCGCGGCCATACGGCAGGAACCCAAGCCGGATCCGAAGCGGATGCGAGATATCGCAGGGCGGATCAGCACGCAGGTCATAGCGCTTTTGGGTGCAGGCGGGGGAACGGGCACGACGCATACTGCGATCGCCATCAGCCATTATTTGGCGAGAAGCCGCAGCAAGGTAGCACTGGTTGAGATGAATGTGAAGTCGCCATCTTTCCGGCGCATCCAGCAGATCGTGGATGGGAATAAAGCGCTTGCCCCGGGCAGCCGCAAGTTTGAGGTGCAGGGGGTGGATTATTGGCGTCAAACCGCCAGGGCGGATGTCATCACGCTGCTATCCGGCAGTTATGATTACGTCGTGATCGATCTGGGGACGTTCCGGGAGAGGGAACGCCTCGAAGAATTTTTGCGGGCGGATATTCCCGTCATCGTTGCTTCGGGTGCGGAATGGCGCCAGCAGGATATTTTGGATATGGTTCATGGTCTGTCGCGATACCCGCAGCAGAAGTGGATGTATTTCCTGCCGCTAGCCGGTCCGGACGCGGTCCAAAGGCTGCGCAAGCAATTAAACACATCGCAGGTATTTTCGCTGCCGCTGCATATAGATCCATTTGAAAAAAGCGAAGACATGGACCGGGCGCTGCAGCGTATTTTTCAAGGAATTCTAAGCGGAGCCCAGCGCAGAAGAAGATTCAGATTCGGGCTTTAG